In the genome of Patescibacteria group bacterium, one region contains:
- a CDS encoding single-stranded DNA-binding protein — MLNLNRAQIIGNLTRDPEMRYTPNGQAVTNFTVATNRRWTSKDGEAGEATEYHDIVVWGKQAENLTQILKKGAPAYVEGRLQTRNWEGQDGVKRYKTEIIADLVIALSSRGDGSTYVPKDSNPVDDIAPSDSKGKADKPANSADDMEEIDIEEIPF, encoded by the coding sequence ATGTTAAATCTAAATCGAGCACAGATTATTGGAAATTTAACACGCGATCCAGAGATGAGATACACGCCAAATGGCCAAGCAGTAACAAACTTTACTGTAGCAACAAATAGGCGCTGGACCAGTAAGGATGGCGAAGCTGGTGAAGCTACCGAATACCATGACATCGTCGTCTGGGGTAAACAAGCCGAAAACCTAACACAGATTTTGAAGAAAGGTGCCCCCGCTTATGTTGAAGGCCGCCTTCAAACCAGAAACTGGGAAGGGCAAGATGGCGTAAAAAGATACAAAACAGAGATCATCGCCGACCTGGTAATTGCACTTTCCAGCCGCGGAGATGGAAGCACTTATGTGCCCAAGGATTCAAACCCTGTAGATGACATCGCACCGTCTGACAGCAAAGGCAAGGCAGACAAGCCAGCAAATTCAGCAGACGATATGGAAGAAATCGACATAGAAGAGATACCATTCTAA
- the rpsF gene encoding 30S ribosomal protein S6 codes for MRQYELTYLISDDVPEGDINKVSGKVNGYIADAKGKVLKEESWGRRKLAYPIKKQQFATYITLNFELEPENLREIEKDIMHAPEILRHLTIVRDFGKEELTLTAEDIAETEEIEEVVGGEKSFEAIEGETEESYDLMAKRDEEKIEEESEETKTEEELPAEEAAEEKPAEELKVKEEVKAEEKKARKPRAKKTEEVKEEAGEVKKEEKKIKKETPKKPTAKTASTKTSDKPPVSAKAEAAVGKVKTKAVKSDNVEDEADRLAKLDKELDDILGDDL; via the coding sequence ATGCGACAATACGAGCTTACGTATTTGATTTCTGATGATGTTCCAGAGGGAGACATCAACAAGGTGTCCGGCAAGGTGAACGGCTATATTGCCGATGCCAAAGGAAAAGTGCTTAAGGAAGAGAGTTGGGGCAGACGCAAACTTGCCTATCCAATAAAGAAGCAGCAGTTTGCAACCTACATTACTCTCAATTTTGAGCTTGAACCCGAGAATTTGCGCGAGATTGAAAAAGATATTATGCATGCACCGGAAATTTTGCGGCATTTAACAATCGTGCGCGACTTTGGCAAAGAAGAACTCACTTTGACTGCTGAGGATATTGCCGAAACAGAAGAAATTGAGGAAGTTGTCGGCGGTGAGAAGAGCTTTGAGGCAATTGAGGGCGAAACCGAAGAAAGTTACGACCTCATGGCTAAGCGCGATGAAGAAAAAATTGAAGAGGAATCGGAAGAAACCAAGACAGAGGAAGAATTGCCAGCGGAAGAAGCAGCCGAAGAAAAGCCTGCAGAAGAGCTGAAAGTTAAAGAGGAAGTGAAGGCTGAAGAGAAAAAGGCACGAAAGCCTCGCGCAAAAAAAACAGAGGAAGTGAAAGAGGAAGCGGGAGAGGTTAAAAAAGAAGAGAAGAAAATAAAGAAAGAAACTCCGAAAAAACCTACGGCCAAAACAGCTTCTACCAAGACATCCGACAAACCACCCGTCTCGGCCAAGGCCGAAGCCGCGGTCGGAAAAGTTAAAACAAAAGCGGTAAAAAGTGATAATGTAGAAGATGAAGCCGATAGGCTCGCCAAGCTCGATAAAGAGCTCGACGACATTCTCGGCGACGACCTCTAA
- a CDS encoding 2-dehydropantoate 2-reductase N-terminal domain-containing protein, with amino-acid sequence MKKIAIMGAGGFGTALALVLARNRHDITLWDIDKNLIKHWQKIGKSDRYPFLANHKFPKNLKLSLEPKLNSKNYDFVIISSSMSGIAGTLERLNYSNHSTLVLIQKGMLPDLTTPTDVARKVYPKARVIQFTGAGFAKDLADKAPAGMIVVHHPRNKSVAYDFAKLFSGSNIWPTCSSDVFGVNIHNALRTIASFEQGFVYGYFERMMHRKPPVSTIAITFSAIGQEAKLLARELGASKEIHRIGSKVFRIIEADLKLCESDSSRNFALGHFMGKKFSLEESRKKVTEGVSECITNVSSIYSAVHKKMPKKMIAEQFPYLAAAKSLIDGGDIDIEMKKILAHHENFVT; translated from the coding sequence ATGAAAAAAATTGCCATTATGGGGGCGGGAGGATTCGGTACAGCACTTGCACTTGTACTTGCACGCAACAGGCACGATATTACGCTTTGGGATATTGACAAAAATTTGATCAAACATTGGCAAAAAATCGGAAAAAGTGATCGCTATCCCTTCCTTGCCAACCACAAATTCCCAAAAAATCTGAAATTATCGCTTGAGCCTAAGCTGAACTCGAAAAATTATGATTTTGTGATTATTTCAAGCTCGATGAGCGGGATTGCCGGTACGCTTGAGCGGCTAAATTATTCCAACCATTCCACGTTAGTTTTGATTCAAAAAGGCATGCTTCCCGATCTCACCACCCCTACCGACGTCGCGCGTAAAGTATATCCAAAGGCGCGGGTTATCCAATTCACCGGAGCTGGATTTGCCAAAGATCTCGCCGACAAGGCTCCTGCTGGCATGATCGTCGTCCATCACCCAAGAAACAAATCTGTAGCATATGATTTCGCAAAACTTTTCTCTGGTTCAAATATCTGGCCGACCTGCTCAAGCGATGTTTTTGGCGTCAACATTCACAATGCGCTACGCACGATCGCTTCATTCGAACAGGGTTTTGTATACGGCTATTTCGAGCGTATGATGCATCGTAAACCACCGGTCTCCACGATTGCAATTACTTTTTCTGCCATCGGACAGGAAGCTAAACTGCTGGCGCGAGAATTGGGTGCATCAAAGGAAATCCATCGCATCGGATCCAAGGTTTTTCGCATCATCGAAGCTGACCTTAAGCTCTGCGAATCTGACTCAAGCCGCAACTTCGCCCTCGGGCACTTCATGGGCAAGAAATTTAGCCTTGAGGAATCAAGAAAGAAGGTTACCGAAGGCGTTTCCGAATGCATTACAAATGTAAGCTCGATTTATTCGGCCGTACATAAGAAGATGCCGAAGAAAATGATTGCCGAGCAATTTCCCTATCTCGCAGCTGCCAAATCGCTGATCGATGGCGGCGATATTGACATTGAAATGAAAAAAATCCTCGCTCACCATGAAAATTTTGTTACATAA